In a single window of the Nicotiana tomentosiformis chromosome 10, ASM39032v3, whole genome shotgun sequence genome:
- the LOC104105623 gene encoding small ribosomal subunit protein uS9, which produces MNAAPAAAESVQCFGRKKTAVAVTHCKRGRGLIKINGVPIELVQPEILRYKAFEPILLLGRHRFAGVDMRIRVKGGGHTSQIYAIRQSIAKALVAFYQKYVDEQQKKEIKDILVRYDRTLLVADPRRCEPKKFGGRGARARFQKSYR; this is translated from the coding sequence ATGAATGCGGCGCCAGCGGCGGCGGAATCAGTGCAATGTTTCGGGCGGAAGAAGACGGCGGTAGCAGTAACACACTGCAAGCGCGGTCGTGGCCTGATTAAGATCAATGGTGTACCAATCGAGCTCGTTCAACCCGAAATCCTCCGGTACAAAGCCTTCGAACCAATCCTCCTCTTAGGTCGCCACCGATTCGCCGGAGTCGACATGCGAATCCGCGTCAAAGGAGGAGGTCACACTTCTCAGATCTACGCTATTCGTCAGTCCATAGCGAAGGCGCTGGTTGCCTTTTACCAGAAGTATGTGGATGAACAGCAGAAGAAGGAGATTAAGGATATTTTGGTTAGGTACGACAGGACTTTGCTTGTTGCTGATCCGAGAAGGTGTGAACCTAAGAAGTTTGGTGGTCGTGGTGCTCGTGCTAGGTTCCAGAAATCTTACCGTTAA